Part of the Granulicella cerasi genome is shown below.
GGTTCACCTTCGAGTTCTTCTCCAGCGACACATCGGTCACCGAGAACAACACCCACTTCCCGCTCGGCGACACCTGCGGATCACTCACCCGCTTCACCGCCATCAGGTCGGCAAAGGTCATCGGTCGTTTGGCAGGCGCGGGCGTTTGCGCAGAAGTACATACGCAGCCAAAAGCCAGCGCAGCAGGGAGCATCGCAGCAGCAAGAAGGTTTCGCATCGCCGCCAGTGTACGCCAGAGCGGAAATATGGGTCGCCGCTTGTACGCGGCCTCATCGGGCCGGGTGGGCGGCCACAACTCCCCGAGCATCCTGCAAACCCAGGTCTCAAAAATCGAGACCTGGGGCACCCGATTCGCGCAAAGAGTGCCAAGTGACGCCTCGGATTCCGTCGAGTCCCCTGGCGTCCGTCGCGCTCTTTCCGTCAAAAGCTTTCCACTCGCGCCACGTCATCGGCAACACCCCGGACTCCCCGCAACTTGCCGCGCGCTTCGTCGTCTAACCTAATGACCATGCGCATCGCCCTGACCCTCGCAGCCGCCCTCGCTCTCACCACGCTCGCCGCTCACGCGCAGGAAGGCTTCGGCCCCATCGACCCCACCGCGCCCTCAGGCATCATGGTGCCCGACCTCATCAAGCGCATGGGCGAACGCGAATCCGCATTCGAGAAGGCGCGTCAGGACTACGAATTCCGCCAGACCGTCAAGATGAACACCATTGCCGACGATACCAACCGCCCCGATGGCGAGTACATGCAGGTCACCGACATCACCTTCGACCCCAAGGATGGTCACCGCGTGGAGAAGGTCGTCTTCGCGCCACAGAACACGATCGAGCGCGTCATTCTGACGGAGAACGACATGAAAGACGTCGCCGAGCGTCTGCCCTTCATCCTCACCACCGAGCAACTGCCGGACTACAACCTCACCTACGTTGGCAGGCAGAAGGTCGACGATCTCGACACCTACGTCTTCGACTCAGCGCCGAAACAGATCGTCAAAGGCCATCGCTACTTCCAGGGCCGCATCTGGGTCGATCAGCAGGACTTCGAAATCGTCCTCGTCAACGGCCTGAATGTGCCGCAGGAAACCCGCGCAGGCAAAGAAGATTTGTCGCCACCGTTCACGACGTACTATCAGCAGATCGACGGCAAATACTGGTTCCCCACATACACCAAGGCCGAAGGCGTGCTGCACTTCGCGGCAGCGAATGGCTCGCTTTCGCAGGCCGTTCACCTTCGCAACACTGTGAAGTACACCGACTACAAGAAGTCCAACTTCCGCACCAAGGTTCGGGTCTTCTACGGCAACGAGGAGATCCAGCAGGCCCCGCCGAAGAAGGACGAGCCGAAGAAGTAGCTACTCACACAGCACATCGGCGTTCGCGTTCAGGAAGAACCGCTTCGGCTCGCCGGGGAGTTTTCCCAGCGGAACGTCCAGGGTCTTTGTCGTGTCTCCCTGAATTCGAATCGATCCCATCCAGGACGAATCACCGTTCTTGAGCTCCAGATACAGCGGTATCACCATCCGAAACTCTGGCGACACTTTGCTCTGCGTTAGCTTGATGTGAGCGATGGTGGTGCCGTTTTCATTCTTCGTGAACGTGGACTCCACCTCATACTTCGGCAGCTCTGTGCCGTACACATACTCGTTGAAGAACCAGTCGAGCTTTTTGTTGTTGTCCAGATCCACCCACGGTGGCATCGTCTTTTCGAGCGAAGCCTTGAAGTCTTCCGTCGTTGCAGACTTTCCCGCATAGTCTTTCACGAACTGCTGCATGGCGTTCCGGAACGGCTGTTCGCCATACTTGCGCGTCCAATACATGCGCTCCAGCATGTGCAGAATGTATGCGCCTTTGCTGTACACCAGCGCTTGATAGACATCGCCGGTCTTCTCATTCGATACGCGGTAGCCCATTGTCACCGGGCCTACATCGATAGGCCGTACGCCATTGGTGTTTCTTTCTATCAGCGTGCGATGTTGATCCGCGTAGTACTTCAGAAAATCCTTGTTGTTCGTACGCGTGTGCAGCAGATACAGCCCCGCAGAGTATGTAGCGAAGCCTTCGCTCATCCACTGATCGCGATAGCTCGACCAACCGATGAGGTCGCCCCACCATTGATGCGCGACTTCATGCGCTGTTACCTCATTCCAGAACGAGCTCATGCCGAACGCCATCAACCCGAGATTGTTGCGGATCGTTCCATCCCAGAACGCGCAGATGGGCAGATACACCATCGTCGGCCAGCCTTGCCCATCGAGACATGAACTTTGCTGCGTGAGAGACACATGGTCATAAGGCAGCTTGCCAAAGTAGTCGGAATAAATCTGTACGGCGGCGCTCCCCATCGACACCTGCTCTTTGAGCCCACCCACCGTGGACATCCCGCCGTTCATCCCGTTGTTCGCCACACCCTGCACAAAATCCGGCACCTCGGTCTGCGCATAAGCGTCGACGATAAAGCCCTGCGGCGTCTTCACTTCTTCCTTCTGCAACATGCCAAGACTGAATCCAGCGACGGGAATCGGTGTCGTCGTAGCCCACACCACCTTCTGCCCCTCCGCGTCGCTCTCGTAGCTCACCTGGCTGCCGGTTGCGACCACCTTCAGTCCCTTCTTGATGTGAAAGGTCATCCGGAAATTCGCGAATCCACCACCGACCTCATGGCCCGAGGGGTACCACCGCGTACGTGCTGAGTGAGCAAGATCGTAAATCGTATCGCCACTCTTACGAATCGCATCAGGGCCGCCATACTCGACGAGGACACGCGTCGGCGCGCGAAGGTCCGTCCCCTGCGGAAGGATCAACGCAAAATCCGGATCCTGCTTCAGATCTTCCTGGATGAAGTCGAGCGGCGTGCCATCCTCTGCGTAAACACCCGATACGCGCAGCGTCGGATACAGGTCGAGATCGACAAGCCGCGATCCCTTGTCCCGCTGCTGCAGCGTCACGATAGCGCGGTTCTTCATCCTGCCGTTGCCAGCGATATGCACATCGAGGTCTTCTGCTGAAACGTGCAGCCCCGTTGCCAATCCATGCTCGTTGGCCAAACGCGCCGCAGCCCACACATTCGCATAATCATCTGTAGACCAGGTGGAGAGCTCTACCTGATCAGGAGCAGCGTGGAATGTCCCATTCGGATCAACGATGAAGAGCAGGTCCTTGCCCTTCCAGAAGCCGCCTGCTCGAAACGACGCGAGAAAGAACCCGCCCTCATCGGTTGGTGAGCTTAGAAACAAGTCCTTCGTGATGCGCAGGTCTATGTTTTCGTGGAGCTTCTCCCGAAACGCATCTCGCAAACTGTATGCCATATCTGCCGCTGGAGCGGTCGAGCTCTTCGTTGCGACGTTGCGAATCTCACTGGCAGTCCCGTCCGTAAATCGCAGCACGAGAGAAGTAAAACTCTGCTCCATCGCCGCGCCTTTCGTGAGTAGCTTGAGCGACTGCTTTTCGCTCGCATCCGCCGGTGTGTAGCGAAACGAACCTTTGCCTGAAAACACAGCACCGGTGACGTGTCCCTGCACGGCGGTAAAGAATTGGAAGTTGCCTTCTTCAAACGTGAACTCGCCGCCAGACCGTGCCAGCGTAAACGAATGTACCGCCCAGCTCTCACCTGCCGGACCAGCCGCGCGCACAGCCGCATAGGTGCCATTCGCGTTAGGGCGCATGGCCGCGCCCTTTGGCTCAATCGCTTGCTGAGCAGCGGTCACGGCCGTAAGGCCAAGAAATCCCTGGGCCACCAATGTGGCAACAGCGCAGAAGTTCTTCAGGAACATGGCGACCAGCATCCACGATCTTTTGCAGAAAGTAAAGCATTTCAACGAGCATCCGCAGCGATATCAGGAAGCTGATAAAGAATCTTCAGATTCACCAAAGAATTTGCACCGAAACCGGCCAACGCGTCGTCAGATGCAATAGGTCGTTATTTCCGATGAACTTTCGTAGTCTTTGCCTTCTTGGCGCTATCTTTTGTTTGCCAGTTTCTTCCGCCGCACGCGCTCAATCGCTGCCGAACGCACCGTCAACGCAGCTTGCGACCACGGTGACCGGTAGCACCGTCGATCCAGACCAGGCGGCCATTCCTCACGCAGAGATCGTCGTTGATGGAGCCACTCCCGCAGACCATCTTGTCTTTACTTCAGACGATTCAGGCAGCTTCACACTGCACGGCCTGCACGCCGGTGTCGCCTATACGCTGAAGGCCCAGGCCAAGGGCTTTACGCAACGCACGCTGGCTCCCTTTACGCTGAGCGGTGGACAGACCCTGGAGCTAAACGCCGTTGTGCTCTCCCCCGCTATCGAAGAAGACGTCGATGCGATCACCTCGGAGCAAGCCGCGGCGATCGAAGTGAAGGAAGAAGAAACGCAGCGCGTCTTCGGCCTTATCCCAAACTTCTACGTGGTCTATCCGAACCAGCCCTATGCACCGCTGACAACGAAGCTCAAGTTTGAGCTCGTCGGTCGTACGCTCATTGATCCGGTGACACTCGGAGCCGCAGCCTTCGCTGCTGGCCTTAACCAGGCGGCGGACCGCCCTGCCTATGTGCAAGGTGCTAAGGGTTACGGCCAGCGCGTCGGAGCGGAGTATGCCGATGGCGCAGTCGACATCATCTTCGGCGGCGCAATTCTGCCAACGATCTTCCATCAGGATCCGCGCTACTTCGTGCAGGGTACCGGAACCACCAAGGACCGCTTGAAGCACGCACTATCTGCACCGTTCATCACCAAGGGCGACAACGGCAAGAACGAGTTCAACATCTCGAGCATCGGCGGCGATCTCATCTCCGGCGCCGCGTCGAACATCTACTATCCCCCGTCGGATCGTGGTGTGTCGCTGACGTTTACGACCGCCGCGGTGATCACCGGCGGACGCATGCTGAACACCTTGCTTCAGGAGTTTGTCCTCGCCAAGTACACCAGCGGCAAGCATCACGCGAAGTAGTTCGTCGGCAGCGTTCCGCTAACGCGCTGCCGCCGCAGTCAGTTCCTGAAGTAGCTGATCGGTACCTTGATTCTGTTCGACATTGCGAAGATGCGTCGCCCACGAGCGCCACTGCTCAGGCGTACTCTTCGCCCAATAGGCCGTACCGAATCCCACCCACGCATCGCGATAAGCAAGCCACGCACGAGCAGCAGCACGATACTGTTCAGCCGTCGTGCACCAGTCTTCTTTGCAAGCGTCTTCCAGGTTCTGTTTGTAGGTTTCATTCAGCTGCTTATCTTCCGCAGCAAACGAACTCGCAGTCGTATTGATCACAAGATTGCGTCGAGCCAGAATCGCCGTCAGCTCCTCCAGCCACGCACGATCTAGATCCAACTCCATAGCCATGCCCGACTGAACAGCACCGCTTGTGCCGTTAGGGTCTTCCGCTGCCCGTGCCTTGCGGAAGCGCGCATGCGCGGTCTTGAGCTGCACGAAGAGTGGATGAAGCTCTGGCTTCAACGAAGACGCAACCAGCTTCTCCTCTGAGCTCAAAGCAGCACTCACCTCAGCCGCGCGTAGGTTGAGGCAGGCAAAGTTCACGACTCGCCCCGAGCCACCATCGGGTCCACATTCTTCAAAGCGCGTTGTCGCGGCCAAGGCATTCGCCGCCTCTTCAGGTTCGAACCAATCCTCAGCCTGACACACATAGTGCCGTGCAATATTCAAGTTGCGCGGCACACCTTCGCCGTTTGCATAAAGCATAGCGAGCATAAGGATCGCGACAGGGTCGCCATTCACGTCGCCGCTTTTCGGTGAGCGCTTTCCAGCGGAAGTCTGGAATTCGCCCACGCTGCGGAACGCGCAATCACGTGCCTCACGAAAGCGCTCTGCTCCATGCCCTTCGTAGTAGATCGTTAGCTCGTCGCATGGGTGAGCATCCTCATCCGCAGGCCCCCGCGGCAAGTCCTTCACGGGAGCCTCAAACGGCTCCCACGTTTTACAGGACGGCTTCGTTTGCGCAGCCGAGGAGAGGCACAGCAACCAGCACGCGATCACTACAAAACAGCTACGCCGCAGCATTGTTTTCGAAGTACAAATACTTCCGCCAGTTGGCATCCGCCGAGCCAATCATTCGCATGATGTGACGCGATGTATGCAGCGAGAACGGACGCGGCTCCCGCAGCAGCTTCATGTCGTGCAGGTCATGCAGCAGCGTGTTGCCCTTGCGGCGATTGCAATCCTTGCAGCACGCCACCAGGTTCTCCCACGTCGACAGGCCGCCGCGGGAGCGCGGTAGAACGTGGTCCAGCGTCAGTTCCGCGCTCGTCTGCACGACCTGGCAGTACTGGCAGGTGTTGCGATCGCGCAAAAGGATGTTCTTGCGGCTCAAGGCGCGTGTCTGGTGCGGGATGCGGCGATACTCCAGCAGGCGGATCACGCTCGGCATCTGCATCTGCAGCCGATGCGAATGCAGCAGCGATCCCTGTTGCTCTTCCGTGCGCGCTACGCCCTTCAGCACCAACACCAGCGCACGGCGAGCGCCGCAGATATTGATCGGCTCATAGCTCGCATTCAGCACCAGCACCGGCGTCTGCATCGCAGGCTGGCGAAACACGCCCGCGCGAATCTCAATCGCCTGCTCGCGCGCTGTGCCCGACACCGGCGTCGTCGTGTGATGGCGCTTGCCGTGGCCGATCTTCTTGTGGTCACTGCTCATCCGCTTTGCCTGCTGCATCGTTTCTCTCCTCCAGACCTGACTGACCTTCCGAAAAGAACTGCTACAAAACTCTGAACCAAACCTTTAGTGAACCGGCGCGCCTCCACCGTCCCACATCGCCACTCCGGCAGGCACCGCATGCGCTTCGGCCGACGCATCGTGCATCCATGCGCTGCCGTGCGGCTGCGCCCGGGCCACCGTCGCTACAAACACCTTTGCTGCGCCCGCGCGCTTGAGCACACGCGCGCATTCTCGAGCCGTCGAACCGGTCGTCATAATGTCGTCGATCAACAACACCTCGCGACCTTTCACAGCTTCGGGCGCAATCACCTTGAACGCACCCTGCAGACGCTCGCGGCGCTGCTTCGGCGATAGCGAAAACAACGCAGGCGTGGGCTTCACGCGCTCCAAAACATTCGTCGCCAGCGATAGCTTCCACTCCGGTGCTGTGCGCTTCAGCCGCACCAGCACTCCACGAGCCAGCAGCAGAGCCTGGTTGAAGCCGCGCTCGCGTTCGCGAGCGAAGTACAGAGGCACCGGCACAACCATCACCTCGGCGGACATATCGCCGCGCATCGTGACAATTGCCTGCGCCAACCGCGCCCCCAGCAAATGGGTTCCGGTCTCACGCTGGTGCTGATATTTGAGGAGGAAAAGCTGATCGCGAACGACGTCGCCGTACTCGGCATAACTCACAGCTCGCGCAAAATCCGGGGGCGCAAGCCGGCACATCGTGCATTCATGGAAACCAAAGGAAGCGGCCATCCGGGCCGACTCCCACCCCATCGCGACTCCGCAGCGGGGACATTCGTTGTTACCGACCATCGTCGTTTCCGGCCCGCTCAAGCAGTCGTCGCACAGACGTACGCGGTTCAACTGCAGCACAGGGCCATCACAAAGCTGACACGTCGAGGGGGTAAGCGTTACGGCAAGATCATGCCCGGCTCTCGCAACCGCCAGGCGAAGCCGCAGAGCGTAACTTCGGAGGACGCGAGTGACCGCGCGCCATCCGGCAGCCGCGCGCCCTTCCTGGCCGGGCGGGCCACCATTTCCGAGCCGTACATCCTTCATGCATTCACTGCTGAAGACGGACCTCACTCGCGGCGCAACAGAAAGAAACACCAGTCGCGCTTCTACCCGCAGCATAAGCCCGAACGGGATTCGCCGCAACCCCCTTTGCGCCATCCGCCAGGAACCACACCGAGTTCGGCCTGCGACAATATTTCCATGAAGGTCTTTCTCTTTGTCCTGATGGCAACGGTGCTCGAGGCTACCGGCGATGCGGTCGTCCGCGTGGCGCTCGGCTCGTCTTCGCCTGCTTCACGAATCCTGCTCTTCGCCGTGGGTGCCACCTGCCTCACGCTCTACGGAACCTCGCTGAACCTCGCCCCGGTGGAATTCGCCACCGTGACCGGACTTTATATCGCGACGCTCTTCGTCGTCTTCCAGATCACGAACTTCCTCTTCTTCCGCGCTGTCCCCACACCCTCGGTCCTGCTCGGCGGAACCCTAATCGTCGCCGGCGGGCTGATCGTCTACATCTGGCGGTAATCGGCGCAAACGAACGCGCTGCCGCGATATCCTTGAGACAGTGTCCACAGCCACCACATCTTCGACCGAGACCAACGCCGCCGAACGCAGCCATTCGCTGCTCGGCGACTACTCGGTGCTCTTCAAGCCACGCGTCTCTGCGATGGTGCTGCTGACCGCCGCGGGCGGTTTCTACCTCGGCTGCCTGCGCACCGGCATCAGTCCCTTCAGCATGTTGCTGCTGCACACGATGCTGGGCGTTGCGATCGTCACCTGCGGATCCGGCGCGCTGAACCAGGCGCTCGAGCGCGCCACCGATCGCATGATGCCTCGCACCGCCGCGCGCCCCATGGCGCAGCATCGCATCGGCCTCGCACACGGACTCATCCTCGGCTTTCTGCTGACCTTCGGCGGCGCTGCGTATCTCGCGCTGTACACGAACCTTCTCAGCGGCACGTTGACGCTGCTCACAGCAGTGGCCTACGTCACGATCTACACGCCACTGAAGCGCATCACTTCGCTGAACACCTTCATCGGTGCCTTCCCCGGCGCGCTGCCGCCGCTGATCGGCTGGACCGCGGCCCGCGGCGTCATCGAGTGGCCGGGCATCGCGCTCTTCGCGATCCTCTTTGTCTGGCAGTTCCCGCACTTCATGGCGATCGGCTGGCTCTATCGTGCCGACTACAAGCTCGCAGGCATCCGCGTCGCCGCCACCCAAGACCCCATTGAAGACGCAGCCCGCGGCACCGTCGCGCAGGCGCTCTTCTACGCCGTGCTGATGATCCCCGTCGCCCTGTGGCCGACCTTCCTCCACATCACCGGCTGGCCCTACGCCATCGCGGCCTTTGCGCTTTCCATCTACTACCTCGTCGCGACGATCCGCTTCGCCAGCATTACGAAGAACCCGAACGATCCTGAAAACCGCAAGGTCGCGCGCCAGTTGCTGCGCGTCTCGGTCATCTATCTCCCCTTGCTGCTGATGGCGATGGCACTCAACGCGCAAGGCCACCTGCTGCTTCGCTAACGGACAAACACCATGACCACCCCGACCAATCCGCAGTACCCCACCGAAGCCCGCACCCCGGCCTCGGTCATCTGGAGCATCATCGGCGTCTCGGCCGTCGCGTCCATCTTTCTGAGCTGGCTGGTCTACTTCCACGCCCCGGTCGACGTCGCGGGCACGCACCTCGCGTTCCTTCCCGCGCTGGACGCGGTACTGAACGCCCTCTGCGCCATCTTCCTCATCATCGGTTTCAACTACATCAAGCAGCGCAACATCAAGGCGCACCGCAACGCGATGTTCGGCGCGTTCATCGTCTCGAGCGTCTTCCTGGTGGCCTACATCGCCAACCACGTGCTGCACGGCGACATGCTCTTCCCCAGGGAGCACGCGACGGCACGCATCCTGTATATCTACGTGCTGCTGCTGCCGCATATTCTGCTGGCCGTCGTTTGCCTTCCGCTCATCCTCATCACGTTCTTCCTGTCGCTGACAGGACGTTTCCCGGCGCATCGCAAGCTCGCGCGCTGGACTTACCCCATCTGGCTCTACGTCTCGGTTTCCGGCGTGGCCGTCTACGCGATGCTTGCGTACTACAAGTAAGGCCCACGGATGAAGCAAGACACACGCACTCTTCTACGCACTGGCACAGGCATTCTCGGGACAGGTCTGCTCTCTGTCGTGCTGCTCTTCACGATCGGCGGCGGCGTCTCTCGACTGGGTCCGCACACCAACGGCGGCTGGTT
Proteins encoded:
- a CDS encoding DUF420 domain-containing protein; amino-acid sequence: MTTPTNPQYPTEARTPASVIWSIIGVSAVASIFLSWLVYFHAPVDVAGTHLAFLPALDAVLNALCAIFLIIGFNYIKQRNIKAHRNAMFGAFIVSSVFLVAYIANHVLHGDMLFPREHATARILYIYVLLLPHILLAVVCLPLILITFFLSLTGRFPAHRKLARWTYPIWLYVSVSGVAVYAMLAYYK
- a CDS encoding lysozyme inhibitor LprI family protein, with product MAATTRFEECGPDGGSGRVVNFACLNLRAAEVSAALSSEEKLVASSLKPELHPLFVQLKTAHARFRKARAAEDPNGTSGAVQSGMAMELDLDRAWLEELTAILARRNLVINTTASSFAAEDKQLNETYKQNLEDACKEDWCTTAEQYRAAARAWLAYRDAWVGFGTAYWAKSTPEQWRSWATHLRNVEQNQGTDQLLQELTAAAAR
- a CDS encoding M1 family metallopeptidase; the encoded protein is MLVAMFLKNFCAVATLVAQGFLGLTAVTAAQQAIEPKGAAMRPNANGTYAAVRAAGPAGESWAVHSFTLARSGGEFTFEEGNFQFFTAVQGHVTGAVFSGKGSFRYTPADASEKQSLKLLTKGAAMEQSFTSLVLRFTDGTASEIRNVATKSSTAPAADMAYSLRDAFREKLHENIDLRITKDLFLSSPTDEGGFFLASFRAGGFWKGKDLLFIVDPNGTFHAAPDQVELSTWSTDDYANVWAAARLANEHGLATGLHVSAEDLDVHIAGNGRMKNRAIVTLQQRDKGSRLVDLDLYPTLRVSGVYAEDGTPLDFIQEDLKQDPDFALILPQGTDLRAPTRVLVEYGGPDAIRKSGDTIYDLAHSARTRWYPSGHEVGGGFANFRMTFHIKKGLKVVATGSQVSYESDAEGQKVVWATTTPIPVAGFSLGMLQKEEVKTPQGFIVDAYAQTEVPDFVQGVANNGMNGGMSTVGGLKEQVSMGSAAVQIYSDYFGKLPYDHVSLTQQSSCLDGQGWPTMVYLPICAFWDGTIRNNLGLMAFGMSSFWNEVTAHEVAHQWWGDLIGWSSYRDQWMSEGFATYSAGLYLLHTRTNNKDFLKYYADQHRTLIERNTNGVRPIDVGPVTMGYRVSNEKTGDVYQALVYSKGAYILHMLERMYWTRKYGEQPFRNAMQQFVKDYAGKSATTEDFKASLEKTMPPWVDLDNNKKLDWFFNEYVYGTELPKYEVESTFTKNENGTTIAHIKLTQSKVSPEFRMVIPLYLELKNGDSSWMGSIRIQGDTTKTLDVPLGKLPGEPKRFFLNANADVLCE
- a CDS encoding ComF family protein, which encodes MAQAIVTMRGDMSAEVMVVPVPLYFARERERGFNQALLLARGVLVRLKRTAPEWKLSLATNVLERVKPTPALFSLSPKQRRERLQGAFKVIAPEAVKGREVLLIDDIMTTGSTARECARVLKRAGAAKVFVATVARAQPHGSAWMHDASAEAHAVPAGVAMWDGGGAPVH
- the cyoE gene encoding heme o synthase, translating into MSTATTSSTETNAAERSHSLLGDYSVLFKPRVSAMVLLTAAGGFYLGCLRTGISPFSMLLLHTMLGVAIVTCGSGALNQALERATDRMMPRTAARPMAQHRIGLAHGLILGFLLTFGGAAYLALYTNLLSGTLTLLTAVAYVTIYTPLKRITSLNTFIGAFPGALPPLIGWTAARGVIEWPGIALFAILFVWQFPHFMAIGWLYRADYKLAGIRVAATQDPIEDAARGTVAQALFYAVLMIPVALWPTFLHITGWPYAIAAFALSIYYLVATIRFASITKNPNDPENRKVARQLLRVSVIYLPLLLMAMALNAQGHLLLR
- a CDS encoding HNH endonuclease; its protein translation is MQQAKRMSSDHKKIGHGKRHHTTTPVSGTAREQAIEIRAGVFRQPAMQTPVLVLNASYEPINICGARRALVLVLKGVARTEEQQGSLLHSHRLQMQMPSVIRLLEYRRIPHQTRALSRKNILLRDRNTCQYCQVVQTSAELTLDHVLPRSRGGLSTWENLVACCKDCNRRKGNTLLHDLHDMKLLREPRPFSLHTSRHIMRMIGSADANWRKYLYFENNAAA
- a CDS encoding carboxypeptidase-like regulatory domain-containing protein: MPVSSAARAQSLPNAPSTQLATTVTGSTVDPDQAAIPHAEIVVDGATPADHLVFTSDDSGSFTLHGLHAGVAYTLKAQAKGFTQRTLAPFTLSGGQTLELNAVVLSPAIEEDVDAITSEQAAAIEVKEEETQRVFGLIPNFYVVYPNQPYAPLTTKLKFELVGRTLIDPVTLGAAAFAAGLNQAADRPAYVQGAKGYGQRVGAEYADGAVDIIFGGAILPTIFHQDPRYFVQGTGTTKDRLKHALSAPFITKGDNGKNEFNISSIGGDLISGAASNIYYPPSDRGVSLTFTTAAVITGGRMLNTLLQEFVLAKYTSGKHHAK